A genomic stretch from Algoriphagus halophilus includes:
- a CDS encoding YjjG family noncanonical pyrimidine nucleotidase: MKTYQHIFFDLDHTLWDYDRNVSESLSELYEIYKLEELGIPTFETFFSSFHHVNFQLWDLYNVGKIDKYNLRLERFKRIFSHAGAYEDSVPTPFEEDFMHRTSSKPHVFPYSKEILTYLKQKYPLHVITNGFNESQAKKLKASGLDQYFDLIVTSETTGHKKPDPRIFYHAMETLGTDPEQCIMIGDNPNSDILGAQNASIDQVYFNPDGKAIELKPTYTISHLRELESIL, encoded by the coding sequence TTGAAGACTTACCAACATATATTCTTTGATCTGGACCATACCCTTTGGGATTATGATCGGAATGTCTCTGAATCCCTTTCCGAATTATATGAAATTTATAAACTGGAAGAACTGGGTATTCCAACTTTTGAGACTTTCTTCAGTTCATTCCATCATGTCAATTTCCAACTATGGGATTTGTACAATGTGGGAAAAATAGATAAGTATAACCTTAGATTAGAGCGGTTTAAACGCATTTTTTCACACGCTGGAGCCTATGAAGACTCGGTGCCTACCCCTTTTGAGGAGGATTTCATGCATCGTACATCCTCTAAACCACATGTATTTCCTTATTCAAAAGAGATATTGACCTACCTCAAACAAAAATATCCCCTTCATGTGATCACCAATGGTTTCAATGAGTCCCAAGCCAAGAAATTAAAAGCCTCCGGATTGGACCAATATTTTGACCTGATTGTCACTTCAGAGACCACAGGCCATAAAAAGCCAGATCCAAGGATTTTTTATCATGCGATGGAAACTCTTGGTACGGATCCGGAACAATGCATCATGATCGGGGATAATCCCAATTCAGATATTTTGGGAGCCCAGAATGCATCCATAGATCAAGTGTATTTCAATCCAGATGGGAAAGCAATAGAATTGAAGCCAACATATACGATTTCACATCTCCGGGAACTAGAAAGCATCTTATGA
- the pruA gene encoding L-glutamate gamma-semialdehyde dehydrogenase: MLKGFFNVPTPVNEPVKAYAPGSPERKELQAALAKARAMQVDVPMYIGSEEVRTGNKHPMSPPHDHQHVLGHFHEGDASHVEQAINAALGAKHAWENMAWEQRAAIFLKAADLIAGPYRAKINAATMLGQSKNAMQAEIDAACEFIDFLRFNVKYMTEIYAQQPPVSGNGVWNRLEQRPLEGFIFALTPFNFTAIAGNLPASAAMMGNTIVWKPAYTQIYSANVLMEVFKEAGVPDGVINLIYVDGPVAGDIIFKHPDFAGIHFTGSTGVFQHIWKEIGANINKFKSYPRIVGETGGKDFVIAHKSAIPKAVAVGLVRGAFEYQGQKCSAASRAYIPSNIWDEVKGYMLEDLASMKMGGTEDFTNFVNAVIDEKAFDKISSYIAKAKEAPGVEIIAGGNYDKSKGYFIEPTVIVTQDPMYTTMCEEIFGPVLTIYVYNAENFEETLELVDQTGPYALTGAVFSQDRYAIELATTKLKNAAGNFYINDKPTGAVVGQQPFGGSRASGTNDKAGSMINLLRWVSPRTIKETFVSPEDYRYPFLGED; encoded by the coding sequence ATGCTCAAAGGTTTTTTCAATGTACCCACTCCGGTTAACGAACCGGTAAAAGCATATGCACCCGGAAGCCCGGAAAGAAAAGAATTGCAAGCAGCTTTAGCGAAGGCAAGAGCGATGCAAGTTGATGTACCCATGTATATCGGTTCAGAAGAGGTAAGAACAGGCAATAAACATCCTATGTCTCCCCCTCATGACCATCAACATGTGTTAGGTCATTTCCACGAAGGAGATGCTTCCCATGTAGAGCAGGCAATTAATGCTGCGTTGGGAGCCAAGCATGCTTGGGAAAATATGGCTTGGGAACAAAGAGCTGCTATTTTCTTAAAAGCTGCTGACCTAATTGCTGGTCCATATAGAGCTAAAATCAATGCTGCGACCATGTTGGGCCAATCCAAAAATGCCATGCAGGCTGAAATTGATGCAGCTTGTGAGTTTATTGACTTCTTGCGTTTTAATGTGAAATACATGACTGAGATTTATGCTCAGCAACCACCAGTTTCTGGTAATGGAGTTTGGAATAGATTGGAACAAAGACCATTAGAAGGGTTTATTTTTGCCTTGACTCCTTTCAACTTTACAGCTATTGCTGGTAACTTGCCAGCATCCGCTGCAATGATGGGAAATACCATCGTATGGAAACCTGCTTACACCCAAATTTATTCTGCCAATGTGTTGATGGAGGTGTTCAAAGAAGCAGGAGTGCCGGATGGTGTGATCAACCTGATCTATGTAGACGGTCCAGTGGCTGGAGATATTATTTTTAAACATCCAGATTTCGCGGGTATCCACTTCACAGGTTCCACAGGCGTATTCCAACACATTTGGAAAGAAATTGGAGCCAACATCAATAAATTTAAGTCTTACCCAAGAATTGTTGGTGAGACCGGTGGAAAAGACTTTGTGATTGCTCATAAATCAGCGATTCCTAAAGCAGTGGCTGTTGGTTTAGTAAGAGGCGCATTTGAATACCAAGGACAGAAATGTTCCGCTGCTTCCAGAGCTTATATCCCATCCAATATTTGGGATGAAGTAAAAGGGTATATGTTGGAAGATTTGGCATCCATGAAAATGGGAGGTACGGAAGACTTCACCAATTTTGTCAATGCGGTTATCGACGAAAAAGCTTTCGATAAAATCTCCAGTTACATTGCGAAAGCAAAAGAAGCCCCAGGAGTAGAAATCATTGCAGGTGGGAATTACGACAAGTCAAAAGGTTATTTTATCGAGCCAACTGTCATTGTGACTCAGGATCCGATGTATACCACCATGTGTGAGGAGATCTTTGGCCCAGTTTTGACCATTTATGTATACAATGCTGAGAACTTTGAAGAAACCTTGGAATTGGTAGATCAAACAGGACCTTATGCATTGACAGGTGCCGTATTCTCTCAGGATCGCTATGCGATTGAATTGGCTACCACAAAATTAAAGAATGCTGCAGGTAACTTCTATATCAATGACAAGCCAACCGGTGCAGTGGTAGGACAGCAGCCATTTGGAGGAAGCAGAGCTTCCGGAACCAATGACAAAGCTGGATCTATGATCAACTTACTTCGTTGGGTTTCTCCTCGAACCATCAAAGAAACATTCGTTTCCCCAGAAGATTACAGATATCCATTCTTGGGAGAGGATTAA
- a CDS encoding CHRD domain-containing protein: protein MKTSFQKLALLSFLAFFAFACQNFQEETPTMNQLGDDNSSAFASESDLNARKGQLAEFGAFLIGSEEVPSVSSPGSGAAKISQIDEGTLKFELRVANTSNIAAAHLHYAAAGTNGPVVVALLTTPIPGLSNGLIAEGMIDASKLVGPLAGMSISDLTAEFESGNIYVNLHTSGNPSGELRGQVSMVEASDNKNYGTKLSGANEVPAAMTDATGVAKFNFSNDGSALSFQVNVDGIEDVRFAHIHLAKAGSNGGVIFTLRMDKVVGPVSGVYAKGEIMPANFSGQMLGGDLEILREAFRTGNAYVNVHSDDFPGGELRGQVN from the coding sequence ATGAAAACGTCTTTTCAAAAACTCGCATTGCTATCTTTTTTAGCATTTTTCGCATTTGCCTGCCAAAACTTTCAGGAGGAGACTCCAACAATGAATCAACTTGGAGATGACAATTCATCCGCTTTCGCATCTGAATCAGATCTTAACGCCAGAAAAGGACAGCTCGCTGAATTCGGGGCCTTTCTAATAGGGTCTGAAGAAGTTCCTTCAGTAAGTTCTCCTGGATCTGGTGCTGCCAAAATTTCTCAAATCGATGAAGGCACTTTAAAATTTGAACTTAGAGTAGCCAATACCTCTAATATTGCAGCTGCTCACCTTCATTATGCAGCTGCCGGTACCAATGGACCTGTTGTAGTTGCCTTGTTAACAACTCCTATACCGGGCTTATCCAATGGATTGATTGCTGAAGGCATGATCGATGCGTCCAAATTAGTTGGGCCATTAGCCGGAATGTCGATATCTGATTTAACAGCCGAATTTGAATCAGGAAATATCTATGTCAATTTACATACCTCCGGTAATCCCAGCGGCGAACTTCGAGGACAGGTAAGTATGGTTGAAGCCAGTGATAATAAAAATTATGGCACCAAATTAAGCGGAGCTAATGAAGTGCCCGCTGCAATGACAGACGCCACAGGGGTTGCAAAATTCAATTTTTCCAACGACGGAAGTGCCTTATCCTTCCAAGTAAATGTTGATGGCATTGAAGACGTACGATTCGCTCATATTCATTTAGCAAAAGCTGGATCCAATGGAGGAGTAATTTTTACTTTAAGGATGGATAAAGTGGTAGGTCCTGTTTCTGGAGTCTATGCAAAGGGCGAAATAATGCCTGCTAACTTCTCTGGTCAAATGCTAGGAGGAGATTTAGAAATCCTAAGAGAGGCTTTCAGAACTGGAAATGCGTATGTCAATGTTCATTCTGACGATTTCCCTGGTGGGGAGTTAAGAGGACAAGTGAACTAA
- the fabG gene encoding 3-oxoacyl-[acyl-carrier-protein] reductase, whose protein sequence is MGLLSGKTALITGASKGIGRAIAIKYAQEGANVAFTFLSSVEKGQALEGELAAFGIKAKGYRSDASDFKAAEELVNSVVADFGGLDILINNAGITRDNLLMRMTEESWDEIMNVNLKSCFNTVKAATRTMMKAKAGSIINMTSVVGAKGNAGQANYAASKAGIIGFSKSVALELGSRNIRCNAIAPGFIETEMTEVLDEKTVQGWRDAIPMKRGGKPEEIADACVFLGSDMSTYISGQVLHVNGAMYT, encoded by the coding sequence ATGGGATTACTTTCCGGAAAAACTGCTTTGATCACCGGTGCCTCTAAAGGGATCGGAAGAGCCATTGCGATCAAATATGCTCAGGAAGGCGCCAACGTAGCCTTCACTTTTTTGTCCAGTGTAGAAAAAGGCCAGGCGCTAGAAGGCGAATTGGCAGCTTTTGGTATCAAAGCGAAAGGATATCGCTCAGATGCATCAGACTTCAAAGCTGCAGAGGAATTAGTTAACAGTGTAGTAGCTGATTTCGGTGGGCTGGATATTTTGATCAATAATGCTGGAATCACCAGAGATAACTTATTGATGAGAATGACAGAGGAGTCTTGGGATGAGATCATGAATGTGAACTTGAAATCCTGCTTCAATACGGTGAAGGCTGCGACCCGAACTATGATGAAAGCTAAAGCAGGCTCTATTATCAACATGACTTCTGTGGTAGGTGCCAAAGGAAATGCAGGTCAGGCTAATTATGCTGCATCCAAAGCAGGAATCATCGGTTTCTCCAAGTCAGTAGCTTTGGAATTAGGCTCCAGAAATATCCGATGCAATGCCATTGCTCCAGGTTTTATCGAAACTGAGATGACAGAAGTTCTGGATGAAAAAACAGTACAAGGCTGGAGAGATGCCATCCCAATGAAAAGAGGTGGTAAACCAGAAGAAATTGCAGATGCTTGCGTATTCTTGGGTTCTGACATGAGTACTTATATTTCAGGTCAAGTGCTTCATGTGAATGGAGCAATGTATACCTAA
- the lpdA gene encoding dihydrolipoyl dehydrogenase produces the protein MSSTKFDLIVVGSGPGGYVAAIRASQLGLKTAVVEAAELGGICLNWGCIPTKALLKSAQVFEYINHSADYGITVKEAKADFEGMVKRSRGVADGMSKGVTFLMKKNKIEVISGWGKIQPGKKVEVTDKDDKKTVYSADNIIIATGARSRELPSMKIDDKKIIGYRKAMTLEKQPKKMVVVGSGAIGVEFAYFYASIGTEVTIVEYLDRIVPVEDAEVSKALEKIYKKAGMTIMTSSEVTAVDTKGSGCKVTVKTAKGEETLECDIVLSAAGVVSNLENIGLEDVGILVDKGKIKVDEYYKTNMPGYYAIGDVIPGPALAHVASAEGIICVEKIAGHSPEPLDYGNIPGCTYCSPEIASVGMTEAKAKEAGYDLRIGKFPFSASGKASAAGAKDGFVKLVFDKKYGELLGAHMIGANVTEMIAEIVAIRKLETTGHELIKTVHPHPTMSEAIMEAAAAAYDEVIHL, from the coding sequence ATGTCTTCGACCAAATTTGACTTGATCGTGGTGGGTAGTGGGCCAGGTGGCTACGTTGCTGCTATTCGTGCTTCCCAGCTCGGTTTGAAAACTGCTGTAGTAGAGGCGGCTGAACTAGGTGGTATTTGCCTTAATTGGGGTTGTATTCCTACGAAAGCATTGCTGAAAAGCGCTCAGGTATTTGAATACATCAACCATTCAGCTGATTATGGCATTACTGTTAAGGAGGCCAAAGCTGATTTTGAAGGAATGGTGAAGCGAAGTAGAGGAGTAGCTGATGGAATGAGCAAAGGCGTGACCTTCCTGATGAAGAAGAATAAAATCGAAGTGATTTCTGGATGGGGTAAAATCCAGCCAGGCAAGAAAGTTGAAGTAACTGACAAAGACGATAAGAAGACAGTCTATTCTGCAGACAATATTATCATCGCGACAGGAGCAAGATCAAGAGAGCTTCCTTCTATGAAAATCGACGATAAAAAAATCATCGGTTATAGAAAGGCAATGACCTTGGAAAAGCAGCCAAAGAAAATGGTGGTTGTGGGTTCTGGAGCAATCGGAGTGGAATTTGCCTATTTCTATGCTTCCATTGGAACTGAAGTAACCATTGTGGAATACCTAGATAGAATTGTTCCTGTGGAAGATGCAGAGGTATCCAAGGCTTTGGAAAAAATCTATAAGAAGGCAGGTATGACCATCATGACATCTTCAGAAGTGACTGCGGTGGATACCAAAGGATCAGGCTGTAAAGTGACCGTGAAAACCGCAAAAGGTGAGGAAACTTTAGAGTGTGACATCGTGCTTTCTGCTGCTGGTGTCGTTTCAAACCTTGAAAACATCGGTTTGGAAGATGTAGGTATTTTGGTAGATAAAGGTAAGATCAAGGTAGATGAATACTACAAAACCAATATGCCGGGTTATTATGCCATCGGTGATGTGATTCCGGGGCCTGCTTTGGCACACGTTGCTTCCGCAGAAGGAATTATCTGTGTTGAGAAAATCGCAGGACATTCTCCTGAACCATTGGATTATGGCAATATCCCAGGATGTACCTATTGCTCTCCAGAAATCGCCTCAGTAGGGATGACGGAAGCAAAAGCCAAAGAAGCCGGGTATGACTTAAGAATTGGTAAATTCCCATTCTCAGCATCTGGTAAAGCTTCTGCTGCTGGAGCAAAAGACGGTTTTGTGAAATTGGTATTCGATAAGAAATATGGAGAATTACTTGGAGCTCACATGATCGGAGCCAACGTAACTGAAATGATTGCCGAAATCGTTGCCATACGAAAACTGGAAACTACAGGGCATGAGTTGATTAAAACAGTTCATCCTCACCCAACCATGTCAGAGGCGATTATGGAAGCTGCTGCTGCAGCATATGATGAGGTGATTCACTTGTAA
- a CDS encoding RNA polymerase sigma factor, translated as MEEEQLIAGLRAKDKKTTEYLYEKYSRALFAVISRIVHDSDIAEEVFHDAFVKITKKIDHYDESKGRLYTWMANICRNSAIDKLRSKEISQSSKTNAIDDFVYGLESKSGTEAMTDGIGVRELMDQLNEDQRFIIEYIYFKGYTHSEVSEEFEIPLGTVKSRVRASLQVLKKNLDRI; from the coding sequence TTGGAGGAAGAACAATTAATAGCCGGGCTCAGGGCGAAAGACAAGAAAACCACGGAATACCTCTATGAGAAATATTCCCGTGCGCTTTTTGCAGTCATTTCCAGAATAGTCCATGATTCCGATATAGCCGAAGAGGTTTTTCATGACGCATTTGTCAAAATCACCAAGAAAATAGATCACTACGACGAGTCAAAAGGTCGTCTATACACTTGGATGGCAAATATTTGCAGGAATTCAGCCATTGATAAATTAAGGTCCAAGGAAATTTCTCAATCTAGTAAGACCAACGCAATTGATGACTTCGTATATGGATTAGAAAGCAAATCTGGGACGGAAGCAATGACGGATGGAATCGGAGTACGTGAGTTAATGGACCAGCTTAACGAAGATCAGCGCTTCATTATTGAGTATATTTATTTCAAAGGATATACACATTCGGAAGTTTCCGAGGAATTTGAAATTCCTCTCGGCACCGTCAAGTCCAGAGTAAGGGCTTCATTACAAGTTTTGAAAAAGAATTTAGACAGAATCTAG
- a CDS encoding anti-sigma factor → MDIQSYIASGKLELFLLGELNEREREEVLTLAKLHPEIKKELEELEQTIFAFDELTGTQPSKAVRDKIFASLEQEFRSTEETTPEVEEPKVAKVVRLSLWKAYAAAASVVAVLAVGAAIFFANKFYEKEEQFTALLQEQNVMADNLNQVKMEFEQKETQLDKIVAGDYKRVEMKGEGFDMQKDAKVDVFWDQNAQEVFVAVNNLNSLSEEYDYQLWAIGDDGPIGIGLVNPGEKFTLQQMEAVAQAGAFAITIEPKGGSESPTLEKLVVLGEVA, encoded by the coding sequence GTGGATATTCAATCATACATAGCATCAGGCAAATTAGAGCTTTTCCTCTTAGGAGAGCTCAATGAGCGCGAGCGTGAGGAGGTTCTGACCTTGGCGAAATTGCATCCGGAGATCAAAAAAGAACTGGAAGAACTAGAGCAGACCATTTTTGCCTTCGATGAGTTGACCGGGACCCAACCTTCCAAAGCGGTAAGAGATAAAATCTTTGCCAGTTTGGAACAGGAGTTTAGATCGACTGAAGAGACCACTCCGGAAGTAGAAGAACCTAAAGTTGCCAAAGTAGTTAGACTTTCCCTTTGGAAAGCCTATGCAGCGGCAGCTTCTGTAGTGGCAGTATTGGCAGTAGGTGCAGCAATATTTTTTGCAAATAAGTTCTACGAGAAAGAGGAACAGTTTACGGCCCTACTTCAAGAACAAAATGTGATGGCTGACAATTTGAACCAGGTGAAAATGGAATTTGAACAGAAGGAAACCCAACTGGATAAAATTGTTGCCGGAGATTACAAACGGGTAGAGATGAAAGGTGAAGGTTTTGACATGCAAAAAGACGCGAAAGTAGATGTCTTCTGGGACCAGAATGCCCAGGAAGTTTTTGTAGCAGTAAATAACCTTAATTCTCTTAGTGAAGAATACGATTATCAATTGTGGGCCATAGGAGATGATGGGCCGATCGGGATTGGTTTGGTAAATCCAGGAGAAAAATTCACCCTACAACAAATGGAAGCGGTGGCACAAGCAGGAGCATTTGCTATTACCATTGAACCGAAAGGTGGTTCCGAATCACCAACCCTTGAAAAATTGGTAGTGCTAGGTGAGGTGGCATAG
- a CDS encoding DUF2721 domain-containing protein, whose amino-acid sequence MELQLSTPALLFSAITLLMLAFTNRFLAIASLIRGLHKNYMDAPDKEMIVDQIHNLRKRLTLIKNMQLFGVFSFLLCIVCMYLLFHGFIEAANWVFVGSMGSLLIALALSLIEIQISTKALNLELKDMEEVFNNRSSGLDFIFKKETKKDEK is encoded by the coding sequence ATGGAACTTCAACTTTCTACACCCGCCTTACTTTTTTCAGCCATTACCTTACTCATGTTGGCATTTACCAATCGTTTTTTGGCAATAGCCAGTTTGATTCGAGGCCTACATAAGAACTACATGGATGCACCTGACAAGGAAATGATCGTGGATCAAATCCATAACTTAAGGAAGCGATTGACATTGATCAAGAATATGCAGCTCTTTGGAGTATTTAGCTTTTTATTATGCATCGTCTGTATGTATTTATTGTTCCATGGATTTATAGAAGCGGCCAACTGGGTGTTTGTAGGTAGTATGGGGTCATTATTGATTGCTTTGGCTTTATCATTAATAGAAATCCAAATTTCTACCAAGGCATTGAATTTGGAATTGAAGGATATGGAAGAAGTTTTTAACAACCGAAGTAGTGGGTTGGATTTTATCTTTAAAAAAGAGACAAAAAAAGATGAGAAATAG
- a CDS encoding glycerophosphodiester phosphodiesterase family protein: MRNSLLFTFLWIVGLLGCNSKSTVETASVEQNSTNATVDGLYIDLEGVGTAYDFYTWTSDRIPMVSAHRGGPYPGFPENAIETFENVLNYTSSIIELDVAMTKDSVLVLMHDDDLDRTTNGTGKVEEVTYEYIQSLFLEDENGQLTSFRVPTLEEALTWSKGKALLTVDIKRSVPFEKIIEEVRSTDSEGHAALITYTFPAAKKLHSMAPDLMLSITIRNEEEIKRLEETGIPWTRVIAFTGLAERPREFNQALHQRGVFTILGVLGNLDQSAVSRGDQIYASFVQNGADILATDRPIEAAEAIKTMTPSQSSKSKYFIK; encoded by the coding sequence ATGAGAAATAGCCTTCTTTTTACTTTCCTGTGGATCGTAGGATTACTTGGTTGTAATTCCAAATCAACGGTTGAAACCGCATCTGTGGAACAAAATTCCACCAATGCGACTGTAGATGGGTTGTACATTGATTTGGAAGGAGTAGGGACTGCCTACGATTTTTATACTTGGACTTCTGATCGGATTCCTATGGTTTCTGCCCATAGAGGTGGACCCTATCCAGGATTTCCTGAGAATGCCATTGAAACATTTGAAAATGTCTTGAACTATACTTCATCGATCATCGAACTGGATGTGGCAATGACCAAGGATTCAGTATTGGTATTGATGCATGATGACGACTTGGACCGAACCACCAATGGAACAGGCAAAGTGGAGGAGGTGACCTATGAGTATATTCAATCCCTCTTTTTGGAAGACGAAAATGGGCAGTTGACTAGCTTTCGGGTACCGACTTTAGAAGAGGCATTAACTTGGTCTAAAGGGAAAGCATTATTGACCGTAGATATCAAGCGATCTGTTCCTTTCGAAAAGATCATTGAGGAAGTTCGCAGCACAGATTCTGAAGGGCATGCAGCTTTGATCACCTATACCTTTCCGGCTGCGAAGAAATTACATTCTATGGCTCCGGATTTAATGCTTTCCATTACCATCAGAAATGAAGAGGAAATCAAAAGGTTAGAGGAGACAGGAATTCCTTGGACCCGTGTAATTGCATTTACAGGTTTGGCCGAAAGGCCTAGGGAATTTAACCAGGCTCTCCACCAGAGAGGTGTTTTTACCATATTGGGAGTGTTGGGCAACTTGGATCAAAGTGCAGTTAGTCGAGGAGATCAAATCTATGCTAGTTTTGTGCAAAATGGAGCAGATATCTTGGCAACTGATAGACCCATTGAAGCTGCAGAGGCTATTAAAACCATGACTCCATCGCAAAGTTCTAAATCTAAGTATTTCATAAAATGA
- a CDS encoding threonine aldolase family protein, protein MIIDLRSDTVTKPTKGMKEAMFSAPVGDDVFGEDPTVSALEEKIASLFGMEAAIFCPSGTMTNQIAIRLHTRIQTEVICHKYSHIYLYEGGGIMSNSLASVKLLEGNLGKITASQVAASINPDDIHAPETTMVSLENTMNKGGGSIYELEEVIPIKKVCEEYGLKLHLDGARLFNALVETGDNPKEWGAQFDTISICLSKGLGCPVGSLLLGSKTDIKRARKVRKVMGGGMRQAGFLAAAGIYALDHQVARLKEDHARAKALGEMLLKKSFVPEVLPVATNIAIARLDGITPEFFLEKLGEKHIKAVKFGPDLVRFVTHHDFGDDHLEEFGKRIGEL, encoded by the coding sequence ATGATCATTGACCTACGTAGTGACACTGTCACAAAGCCTACTAAGGGTATGAAAGAAGCCATGTTTTCAGCTCCTGTAGGAGATGATGTCTTTGGAGAAGATCCAACGGTTTCGGCTCTGGAAGAGAAAATTGCGAGTCTTTTTGGGATGGAAGCTGCGATTTTCTGCCCTTCCGGTACCATGACCAACCAGATAGCAATACGTCTTCATACCCGAATTCAAACTGAGGTAATCTGTCATAAATATTCCCACATCTATTTGTATGAAGGAGGGGGGATTATGTCAAACTCTCTGGCCTCCGTCAAATTATTGGAAGGGAATCTAGGTAAAATTACCGCCTCTCAAGTGGCAGCCTCTATTAATCCAGATGATATCCATGCTCCTGAGACCACCATGGTTTCTCTGGAGAACACGATGAATAAGGGAGGGGGGAGTATTTATGAATTGGAAGAAGTCATCCCGATCAAAAAGGTTTGTGAAGAGTATGGATTGAAATTGCATTTGGATGGAGCGAGATTATTCAATGCATTGGTAGAAACCGGAGACAATCCAAAAGAATGGGGCGCCCAGTTTGATACGATATCCATTTGTTTGAGTAAAGGCTTGGGTTGTCCCGTAGGCTCTCTTCTACTCGGCTCAAAAACCGATATAAAGCGGGCTAGAAAAGTACGGAAAGTAATGGGCGGAGGAATGCGGCAGGCAGGATTTCTGGCAGCTGCAGGAATCTATGCTTTGGATCATCAAGTAGCGCGTTTGAAAGAGGATCACGCAAGAGCAAAAGCTTTAGGAGAAATGTTATTGAAAAAATCCTTTGTTCCTGAAGTATTGCCAGTTGCTACCAATATCGCTATTGCCAGGTTGGATGGAATCACACCAGAGTTCTTTTTGGAGAAGTTGGGAGAGAAGCACATTAAAGCGGTTAAATTCGGTCCAGACTTGGTTCGATTTGTTACTCACCATGATTTTGGGGATGATCACTTGGAAGAGTTTGGAAAACGAATTGGGGAATTATAA
- a CDS encoding replication-associated recombination protein A produces MNNTPLAERMRPIRLEDLIGQEHLSSSNSFLYKAIKSGNVPSLILWGPPGVGKTTIANIIANEIKAPFYTLSAISSGVKDIREVIEKAKFQMGVVLFIDEIHRFNKSQQDALLGAVEKGIIRLIGATTENPSFEVNAALLSRCQVFTLNSLGKPELEAMIHQALERDLELKKLDVQLKETDALLRISGGDGRKLLNLLEIVIDGINEDPCVITDEKVMQIAQQKVALYDKSGEQHYDIISAFIKSIRGSDPNAAVYWLARMIEGGEDVKFIARRLVILASEDIGNANPNALLLATNCFEAVKLIGYPESRIILSQCVTYLASSPKSNAAYMAINQAQSLVREKGDLSVPLHLRNAPTKLMKDLNYGKAYKYSHDYPGNFVEQEFMPDEIKGTKLYEPGENARENELRKNLKRNWGDKYGY; encoded by the coding sequence ATGAATAATACACCACTGGCAGAGCGAATGCGTCCAATCCGCTTGGAAGATTTGATTGGCCAAGAGCACTTGTCTTCCTCTAATTCATTTTTATATAAAGCCATCAAGTCGGGAAATGTCCCTTCATTGATCTTATGGGGCCCTCCAGGGGTTGGGAAAACGACCATTGCCAATATCATTGCCAATGAAATCAAAGCACCTTTTTATACGCTTTCGGCGATTAGCTCTGGGGTCAAGGATATCCGTGAGGTGATTGAAAAAGCAAAGTTTCAAATGGGAGTGGTACTTTTTATCGATGAAATCCATCGTTTTAATAAATCCCAGCAAGATGCGCTATTAGGAGCTGTGGAAAAAGGGATTATCCGCTTAATTGGTGCAACTACAGAGAACCCTTCCTTTGAGGTGAATGCTGCTCTTTTATCCAGATGCCAAGTATTTACCCTTAATTCCTTGGGGAAGCCGGAACTGGAGGCGATGATACATCAGGCTTTGGAAAGGGATTTGGAGCTGAAGAAACTGGATGTACAGTTGAAAGAGACGGATGCCTTGTTGAGAATCTCTGGTGGGGATGGAAGAAAGTTGCTAAATCTTTTAGAAATAGTCATTGATGGGATCAACGAAGATCCATGCGTGATCACAGATGAAAAAGTGATGCAAATTGCACAGCAAAAAGTGGCTTTGTATGATAAATCCGGTGAGCAACATTACGATATCATTTCTGCTTTTATCAAGTCAATCCGAGGTTCAGATCCAAATGCAGCCGTGTATTGGTTGGCTCGAATGATCGAAGGAGGGGAGGATGTGAAATTTATTGCTAGGAGATTGGTGATTTTGGCGTCGGAGGATATAGGTAATGCCAACCCTAATGCCTTGCTGTTGGCGACCAATTGTTTTGAGGCGGTCAAATTAATCGGGTACCCCGAATCCCGAATCATTCTATCGCAATGCGTGACCTATTTGGCCAGCTCTCCCAAAAGCAATGCCGCCTACATGGCCATCAACCAAGCGCAGTCTTTGGTGCGGGAAAAAGGAGATTTGTCTGTTCCACTCCATTTGAGAAATGCACCTACCAAGTTGATGAAAGATCTGAATTATGGGAAGGCTTATAAATATTCCCACGATTACCCTGGCAACTTTGTGGAGCAGGAATTCATGCCTGATGAAATCAAAGGAACCAAGTTATATGAACCTGGAGAAAATGCCAGGGAAAATGAGCTCCGAAAAAACCTAAAAAGAAACTGGGGAGATAAGTATGGGTATTAA